The stretch of DNA AAGTAAAAATTTTATTACAAGCCACACAAACACCGACATCACAGGACTGAAAAGATAGGATAATCCTACGCAAAAAACCGATGCATGTCCCTCTTCACCAGGAAAAAGAAGACAAATCACCTCTTCATCCAAACTGGACGTGGCTCCATCGCTGATCAACAGCTTTACGAACCTCCAAAGTAGTTTGCCTCAAGCAAAACCATTGCCGTTGAAAGAATCAGATCAGGGCAACGTGTCCCCAGACATGCTATCGAACTCCAGAACTGACATCCCCCGCATGACTACGACGTCGGAGAAGGAAGCCAAAACTGCCATCCTCCAATCACCAACCCAACACAGGATGCACCTTCTTCCAGCTATCACCTGCATAGACAACCGTCTGCGCGTACTCCAAGACGTCAAAACCTCCCCGCTCCATCGTGACGTCGGAGACAACGCCACAGTAAGATGGACAGAGCAAAAGGGGAGACACACATGAAAGGGTCGCTGTCGCTGCCTCGCCAACACCATCCATGAACACTAATGCTGCTGATATGAAGGATCGACAAACACGTGATGCCATCAACTTCGAGACGCCGCCATGAAAGACACCGCCGGTGTGAGAGTGGGGCTGAGGCAGATTTATTCGCTCGGGCGCTGCTCCCACCACCCCAACGGCTCACCACGACCTACAAAACGATACCCTAACTACAGAGCAGAGGGAGAGGGGACCGGCCCTGGCTGGTGTAGATCGAAGGTAGAGGATCGCCTCCCTAGTCACCTTCATGAGGTGGCGGCTAGGTTAGGGAAAACTGCGTCATGGTTCTATCTCTCTGACACCTTGAGGAAATACGGGAATAGTTACAACCAAATCAAAAGACTATCAAAATGTGCATTTGTAGAAAGTTTGGATATGCTAGTGAATATTAAACCTTGCCAGCTCTTATTAGTGATGCTAAGACCATCTACAATTAGGATGTGCTAATTTAAATCCCTATATGTCCATGAACATGTGTCACCTGTCAAGTTTCTGCGTCCACAGCCGCCCCCTCATGTGGAAACTCTAAATCCATGCAATACATGCAACGTGAAAGTAGCATAACGTACATCAACATATACGTAGCATTCAAAGAACCGAACATGGCAAGTTCAATATAAACAAAAGCATTCAAAGGACATGAAATTTGGAGCGGCTTTTTTCTGTTTCTCACTGATCATCGTCAACCTTGCTGCACAGATGCCTGTCATGTTCGCCGCCACCGCCGGTGTTGTTTCTCTCGGACTCCGCACTTCTCCTCCCCGCCCTCTGCCTCAGCACCCTCCTCCTCGTCCCTTCTCGCGGACTTCCCGTGCAACAAATGATGCTAGTGTCGCCGATGGAATCATGTGTAGCTGCTGCCACTCCGTGCGTGTCGGACGCGACCCATGTGTAGATTTGAACTTTTAATTGTCTAATGCATGCAACCAAACACCGTGTAGTACATCAGCCCAGCCAAGGCAGGCCACCAAACACCAGGGAAAGATTGCTTTCCTGATGCAGCCTATCAAACTACTCCCCcggttcctaaatataagtctttttagagattccactatagactacgtatggagcaaaatgagtgaatctacactctaaaatatgtgtatatacATCTGCATGTAGTTTGTAGTGAAATTTCTAAAAAGACTTGCATTTAGGAACGGAAGGGAGTACATGCAGAACAATTACTTACCATGCATTTACTCAACAGGCTCAACAGATTCACGTTGTCGCCCGACAGCTACATATACTTGAATAACTTAAAAACAAGACAAGTAAACAACGCACCACACTTGAATAACTTGTGCAGCATGCAACAGTTATATGATGAACACTATACAGTAATAAAGCCACACATTCCTTGTCACAGGATGAGCAAAACTGAACATTTTGCAATCACGGCACAGAATGAAAAACCGCACATCTGTGTAAAAATCAAATGTGTTTTTCTCCTTTCTTTTAAACTTCATCACATTATGTCTGTTCTTAAACAACAGCACGACTCATGCTGGGCTGACCGGGAGGGCAATCAGCACACTATACAGAGGTACAAAGGTATACATCACCATATATCAAAGCTATCGTATCACTTGCCTATAATATCTTGAGTATAGGTGATATATGTTGAACATAGCCTCTCGCAACAAGACCTGCAACTTGTCCTCATGCTATGGAAACCTTGTATTGGCTTCTGGTTTCACAAAATGTCCCGATGAAAGTGCCCTGGAATCGAGTTACCCTGCTGAGATTGTCTGAGGTGCATGGACAAGGCGTAGTTGTTTATCTGTACACAAGTGGAAAGAAACAAAAATATCATTTACCACAACCGTGTTCCCAAGGTACATCAGAGGCATGATAAAAAGGGAATAGCAGAGCAGTAAGAATACTGAACCTCAAGATTCCTAATTTGTTCCCGGTACTGCATAACCAACTGCTTTAGTTGTTGAAGCTCCTGGTTTCTCTCTTCATGCTCCTTTTGGCGTTCATGTTGAATTGCCACGGCTTTCTTAAGAATAGTATTTTCTTTAATGACGGCTTCAAATTGTTCCTTGTACAACAAAATTTCCTGTTTGAAAAGCAAGAATTTCTCAGGGAGAGCACAAAATCAATCAAATTCTAATTTTGCTTCACATACTTACAATAGCAAACATACTATGTAAACCTACTTTATGTTTTAAACCACCATACATTGATATATTTTATTCATATTCGTAATGGGGCTGTAATAGCAGAACACTATAGCTATGTCAGCTATCACGGAAGCTATTTACAATAGTGTTTTTATAGGAATAGCGCTTTTATAGGAAAAAGATAAAAGTAAGTGCCTAACCAAAAACACTAGCCAGGTAAGGACTAAAGAGGATCCATCATTTAACTAATTGGATCAATGATTCTTTTTCTGGTTGCAACATCATGAGTGTCGGTGAGAGTCGTCTTGAAGTAGTCGCCAACCGGCCTATGCTCCAAGATAAAACAACCACCCAAGATAGATTGGATGCTACATTGTTAGGATTTctaatttattttatttatatATGTGGTCGTTTTGGATTAAATTTATGTGTACAAATGATTGCATGATGTTTACCACTCAATATGGTCGTTTTTGGACCATGCACACTTGCTATAGCTTTAGCTATAGCGGTCGTAGCTAGGATAGCGGTACAACGTGCCATAGCTTCGCTTTTAGTCTCCTAAAAAGGTATGAAATCAAAGATTTGGCTGCGCACTTGAATTTCTTCCATCATGTTTACCACTCAATATTTTTAACTAAATTACGTACATGATCAAATAACCTACGAGCACAACAGGTAGTACCTCCTTTAGGGCTTAGAAGGCTTGCACGTATTTTGAGGTCAGCTTTGACCATAAATTTGACTAACAAAAAACTCGTGTTAATTATATGTCGTAAGTATTACCATTGAATTTGTATTCagtattcgaaagaagtttccATAGTGTAATTTTTATGGCACACAATTCATATATTCTTGGTCTAACTGATGGTGAAAATAATCTTAAAATACATACAGGCCTTGTAAACCCAAAAGGAGGAAGTATTACCCTGTAGAAGTGAACAAAACCaccaacaataacaacaacaaagcctttcaTTCCCAAACAAGTTAGGATAGGCTAGAgttgaaacccataagatctcgaaACCAAGTCATTGTTCTGGCGCGTGGATAGCTAACTTCCACGCACCCCTATCCACggctagttctttggtgatatAAATAGACCATCGTATGAAAATGCTATGGTTTGATATCTAGCAATCACTAGTAAATAAATTACAACAAAGAAAACAAGGAGAAGGTAATTTAAACAAACAAACTGTGGAAATAAGGGAGCAAGTCCCTGGAATAGTACATTTCAGAAAGCGGAAGTTTGATGCAAAGTACATTTTTGGAAGTCATTAGTTCATTACTGATATGTGACACATCATGGAAGTCCTCGTTACTGACAAGATTTCTACAAGGCATGGACCTATACAAACCATCAGTTGCCAATACTTGGCCCTCAAGCCACTTATAGAGTGTCCGACCAGTCACTGGAATCAAGCTACAAGCACAAACTTATATTGCTCGAGAAGCCAAAATCAAAGGACAAGGATAAAAGCACAAAACCCATAACAAGTATCAAAAATCAGACAGGTAACAAGCAGGCAAGTTCCGAAGTGCTTTGGGAGGGGTATTCAACTACCTTCTGATATTTCTGCATTGCTTCTGTATGGATACAAGAGGACGTGGACTTGTCATAAGCCTCCAGTACTCTTGACGCACGAACCTTTGCATCATCTGAATTAGAGGCACTTGCCATCTCATTCATAAGAATCTCAACCCATTGGGTGATACCTGATTGAAGGTTCTCTGCACCGGGAACACTTCCTATGGGTGCTGGAACTTCATTACATTCTACAATACCTGTAGCATAAAGCAAGATAGCTGTCATTATTAAGATCATCGCTTTTATGAATAAGATATCTCCAAATTAATCTAATCAAAACATAAAACATGGATGCACGATTCTCACAGCTGAATAAATCATTATGTAAACCATTTGTTATCTAAAGCATGCTACTTGCATTAAACAGGGTGTTTTTACTTAGCACAAGACATTGTTGAAAAAACATATACAGTTACGTGGTCATTTTAGTAAATTCCTTAAAATAACAGAAGCCTTAAAGCCACGTAAATATGAACAGAAGAAGTACCGAGGTAGAATGCGATATAGCATTAAAAGGACAGACCCAGTGCTAGAAGCTCCCACACCAGGGGAGGTCTGGGAAGGATTATACGAGGCAAGACCTACCATGCATAGTGCAAATGTGCAATGCAGAGAGGCTGCGTAAACCCAAGACCTTGCACAAGGGGGGGAGTACTTCACCAAAGTGATAGAATGTAATAGCATTGCATTACATTAAATATTTCAACCAATTTCACATATACGTGGAGCTCTCCTGCTGGAAAAACAATGCTGGGACAAGCTAGAAGAGTGGATACTAACATAGTAACTGACAATGATAACTGACAGAAGAAAATGCTTGACCACAAGTGTGGTAAAATCTACCAATGCCAAGAGGAAGCAAATCTAATTCAAAACAACAAAGATTACGGTGTCCAGGCATCACTACAGGCGGAGCTTAGTGCTTAGGGAGTGTAAAGAATTGTTTTTCCTCTATTAATGCATCAAGACGCAAAGCTTTTCGCATTACTTGGTTTTCTTTCAGATTAAGTGGTGTCAACATCACATAAAGGATCAGACTACAATGAAAGACTACCTTCATTGGGCACTTGAACCTCAGTAGACATTTCATTGGGAGATTGATACACGGGATCCACATTATATTCTGTGGGTTCTAAGTGTAGAGGAAGTAAATACTTCATCGCTGAATCCAAATTGTTTTCACATTCTTCCAGAGCCTTTTCAATGAACTGAAATGAGAAAAGCTTCCATAAGGCTTCAAATAGTGAGTAGGTTTAGTTGCCAAAGCCAATAAGCCCTCAAAAGTGACATACTTATACCACTTTAGCAAACTACATCTAACATGTCAATAAGCAAATGTGACAATTCCAATGTTCAAAAAAGCGGAAAGCCTAAGTGAAGCGGAAGGGCACAGATTAGAGCATGCTCAAGCGTTTTTTTTTTAAATTGGCCTGATTTTTACTGTTATTGAATAATATGCACAGGAAAATAGGAAACATAGCACATAGGTAAATATTACCATTACACCGTAGCAAATACACATCAGGTTCACACAGCAAGCAAAATAACAACTAAAATGCGGTTTAGTTCAAATAGACATAGCTTAATAGAGATGATGTGGCCAGAATCTGAAGGAAATAGTTCCAGAACAGACACTAATAATAAGATAAATGGCATATTGCCACTATTGCGCAAGCAGCCAAGCAGAAGTAGTTCAAAAACAGCCAAATTCTGGCCAATAAAAAAAAACTTAATCTACCGCTTAGTGCCAGAGCGAAGTGTTTTGCCATTGCTCAGCGCTTAAGCCTGGCTTAAAAACGCTTTCTTGAACACTGGAGAATTCAATAAAAGGGTAAGAATATCTAGCTATGGCAGGCTGACATTACCACTTCTTAACAATTACGAAAAGTTGAAGAATTAGAGGATAGCATCCCATGTAAGCTAACAAGACAACACATGACATGACTACAAAATCAAACAATGGCATCCTATCTAAGCCAAGAAACACAGTAAGTGGCATAACACTAGGTACAAAACAGGCGAAGAAGAAGACAACTAACCAACAGGGATTTGTAATGGTACCGGTTAGCATGTTCCTCCAACCAAGACAAGGCTGTCGGTGCCACGTTATTATTTGTTAGAACTGCCAGCTGCTCATATTCGCAACAAATATATTTGAAAAGGGCAGACCGGTGCAAgtagctcccgcttgcgcagggTCGGACAACAAATATATTTCTTACTAAAATTTCCCACAATGCATAATGCAGAAAATATCTAGGCACACATATCCTACCTCCATTTCAGCATAAAATGATCACAAACAACAAGTTCAACAATTAACAAGGGCACACAATTACTAAAAGCACAAGCTAAAACAAACTATCTTGTTCCGGCAACTCCATCTAACCTTGTCAATGGGAACTTAGCACCCACTCCCAGGGGGCTGGAAAGCATGCCACGCTTGTTCACGACGGCTACAGCGGCGCGTGGGAACTCTTGCTCCTTGCACAGCCACATCAGCGAGAGCTACTACTTATTTCAAGTGAAAGAACAGATTTACATCACACGAAACGTTTCCTCTCGCAATCAATCCAAACAAGGAAGCATAACCATGTCCGCTTTGGAATGGATTCGAGCAGGGTGGGATCACCTCAAGCCTCACGGAAGGGAACCGCGCGCGGATCACGGCCACCAGGTCGGAGTCGACGACGCCCCGCGGCTTGGGGCTGCCGCCGTCCGCGAGGAAGCGTGCGCGCTTGGAGAGCGGCGAGGACGACGCCTCCGCGTGGGAGCGTTCCTCGGAGAAGGAGGACGCCCGCTTCCGGCACATGGACGCGGACATCGCCGCCAATGCCGCGCGGGCCGCGGGCCTCTCCCGCTGCTGCTCCTTCTCGCCTCCTTGCTCCTCttgccgcccgccgccgcctcactCGCGAGGTGAAG from Triticum urartu cultivar G1812 chromosome 3, Tu2.1, whole genome shotgun sequence encodes:
- the LOC125543055 gene encoding uncharacterized protein LOC125543055, whose amino-acid sequence is MSASMCRKRASSFSEERSHAEASSSPLSKRARFLADGGSPKPRGVVDSDLVAVIRARFPSVRLEFIEKALEECENNLDSAMKYLLPLHLEPTEYNVDPVYQSPNEMSTEVQVPNEGIVECNEVPAPIGSVPGAENLQSGITQWVEILMNEMASASNSDDAKVRASRVLEAYDKSTSSCIHTEAMQKYQKEILLYKEQFEAVIKENTILKKAVAIQHERQKEHEERNQELQQLKQLVMQYREQIRNLEINNYALSMHLRQSQQGNSIPGHFHRDIL